The following proteins are co-located in the Echinicola sp. 20G genome:
- a CDS encoding glycoside hydrolase 100 family protein, with protein MDSENKRLIEEAKKAALSVLIYNADGPFEGLPRTAGFGYPEPYTRDLMFSILGVAVSGNEKLIKSTRKVLEMLAQNQSPKGHISSLVHEVDNRGASDTTPLFLLGVSVFRRIVGEPLFLEQAVKKSLTWMEYQSPSDEYLVAQLPTSDWRDEQWVIGYGLFVNTLVFSFLMLLGCRKRASKLFKEIRFLNLDKNKELRGDHEGLIWENPPYYSLWRYKVFRSDRFDLLGNSLAILSGIASLKRAEAIIEWIEKWCQKQKNEGKQTSDLPPNFFPFIEPGDPDWHSRYRKFNMPGEYHNGGIWPFICSIYICSLVAAHKYDLAEMKLVSLTYLVKKSKDRKLSFGFNEWLRPKDGLPCGQDWQSWSAALYLYAAKCVQERKTPFFDGIREEVAKRFQYEG; from the coding sequence GTGGATTCTGAAAACAAAAGATTAATTGAGGAAGCCAAGAAAGCAGCTTTGAGTGTTTTAATTTATAATGCTGACGGTCCTTTTGAGGGATTGCCCAGGACAGCTGGATTTGGATATCCAGAGCCCTATACCAGGGATCTTATGTTTTCAATTTTAGGGGTGGCGGTTTCCGGAAATGAAAAGTTGATAAAGAGTACCCGAAAGGTACTGGAAATGCTTGCTCAAAACCAATCTCCCAAAGGTCATATTTCTTCTTTGGTTCACGAAGTGGATAATAGAGGGGCAAGTGATACGACTCCGTTATTTTTATTGGGAGTAAGTGTTTTCAGAAGAATAGTAGGAGAACCTCTGTTTTTAGAACAGGCGGTTAAAAAATCATTGACATGGATGGAATACCAGAGTCCCAGTGATGAATACCTTGTTGCCCAACTGCCCACCAGTGATTGGCGTGATGAACAATGGGTAATTGGTTATGGCTTGTTTGTAAATACCCTGGTATTTAGTTTTCTGATGCTTTTGGGTTGTAGAAAAAGGGCTTCGAAACTTTTTAAGGAGATAAGGTTTCTTAATCTGGACAAAAATAAAGAATTGAGAGGTGATCATGAAGGATTAATATGGGAGAATCCTCCTTACTATTCATTGTGGAGATATAAAGTTTTTCGTAGTGACCGATTTGATCTATTGGGTAACAGCCTGGCCATTTTATCAGGAATAGCCTCCTTAAAAAGGGCTGAAGCCATCATTGAATGGATTGAAAAATGGTGCCAAAAGCAAAAGAATGAAGGAAAACAAACATCAGACCTGCCTCCTAATTTCTTTCCTTTTATTGAACCGGGAGATCCGGACTGGCACTCTAGATACAGAAAATTTAACATGCCTGGCGAGTACCATAATGGAGGGATTTGGCCTTTTATATGTAGTATCTATATATGTTCACTTGTAGCAGCACATAAATATGACCTAGCCGAAATGAAACTGGTAAGCCTTACTTATCTTGTAAAAAAGTCAAAGGACCGTAAATTATCTTTTGGATTTAATGAATGGTTAAGGCCAAAGGATGGTCTCCCCTGTGGGCAAGATTGGCAAAGTTGGAGTGCAGCCCTTTACCTGTATGCTGCTAAGTGTGTTCAAGAACGTAAAACTCCATTTTTCGATGGAATCAGAGAAGAGGTTGCTAAAAGATTTCAATATGAAGGGTAG